One region of Ananas comosus cultivar F153 unplaced genomic scaffold, ASM154086v1, whole genome shotgun sequence genomic DNA includes:
- the LOC109705879 gene encoding signal peptidase complex subunit 3B-like: MHSFGYRANAVVTLAVTILAMMCSMASLSDNFNVPSPTAEVKVLNINWFQKQANGNDEVSLTVNISADLSSLFTWNTKQVFVFVAAEYETPQNALNQVSLWDGIIPSKDHAKFWIHTTNKYRLIDQGSNLRGKEFNLTLHWHVMPKTGKTFADKIVMTGYRLPEEYR; this comes from the exons ATGCATTCTTTCGGGTACCGCGCGAACGCGGTGGTGACCCTAGCGGTGACGATCCTCGCCATGATGTGCTCCATGGCCTCCCTCTCCGACAACTTTAACGTCCCCTCCCCCACCGCCGAGGTCAAG GTCCTGAATATCAACTGGTTCCAAAAGCAAGCAAATGGAAATGATGAG GTCAGCTTGACGGTGAACATATCAGCAGATCTTTCATCCCTGTTCACTTGGAACACCAAACAG GTGTTTGTTTTCGTAGCAGCTGAGTATGAGACCCCTCAGAATGCCTTGAATCAG GTTTCTCTATGGGATGGAATTATACCCTCAAAAGACCACGCGAAATTTTGGATTCACACCACAAATAAATACCGACTCATTGACCAG GGAAGCAATCTCAGGGGCAAAGAATTCAACTTGACATTGCACTGGCACGTCATGCCAAAGACTGGCAAGACGTTTGCTGATAAAATAGTTATGACGGGGTATCGCCTCCCTGAGGAGTATAGATAA
- the LOC109705877 gene encoding PX domain-containing protein EREL1-like isoform X3, producing MFWRRHTLEEWMGKLLSDIDLSRIAPVAAFLELEAAVRSFFHDWNQHPTETSSSRNASADFSTAASNSLSVVSDVGSDNSYETTEVGTPRKGNIQSSETSEVTLNDIGALGAVSNGIMEELVLDKPDEYINSNVHHINLPLERDKYVENNSNWSSAHKERLESTSEQDHDKFSLHARKNSSESIGSDASSIRGTELSIPGFTNSIWDGSIDLPGGAEASNSAEALIGVNDEQIILPLDQRHKLIRLLLTMQRRVVTAKTDMEDLIARLNQEMAVKEYLSTKVKDLEVELDVTKQKSKETLEQAILVERERVTQMQWDMDELRRKYLEMESNLKFEQNEKTRVESEKTTASGEKEMLLHELDNKQEEIKSLQKHLEEVEMKSKADVKVLVKEVKSLRNSQAELKQVLNRNLKEKTDLERVLHNEKQRWEDAKLAWKELLRECRNLRGRLQECSTNFLSEEDGKITIDSQSLPDALDLLATSDNRIGLLLAEAQLIAQDNGENIRKADNTANSASSETLVETSGEDPTIADGEMRKLLTDIFIDNALLRKQLNSVMRCALNTVNKPEKEESEEAHSRKTVLNRFLER from the exons ATGTTTTGG AGACGTCACACTTTGGAGGAATGGATGGGGAAGCTACTTTCGGACATTGACTTATCTAGAATTGCTCCTGTGGCAGCTTTCCTGGAACTAGAAGCTGCTGTAAGGTCAT TTTTCCATGATTGGAATCAACATCCTACTGAGACAAGCTCTTCAAGAAATGCTTCAGCTGACTTTTCAACTGCTGCATCCAATTCTCTCTCAGTTGTATCAGATGTTGGTAGTGATAATTCATATGAAACAACTGAAGTCGGAACTCCAAGGAAAGGAAACATTCAATCCTCTGAAACTTCTGAAGTAACGCTCAATGACATTGGTGCACTTGGAGCAGTCAGTAATGGTATAATGGAAGAACTAGTTTTGGACAAGCCAGACGAATATATTAATAGTAATGTGCATCACATAAATCTTCCTCTTGAGCGGGATAAATATGTTGAAAATAATTCAAACTGGTCTTCTGCTCATAAGGAGAGATTAGAGTCCACATCCGAACAGGACCATGATAAGTTTTCTCTTCATGCTCGAAAAAACTCTTCTGAAAGTATTGGAAGTGATGCAAGTTCTATAAGAGGGACCGAACTATCGATTCCTGGGTTTACCAACTCTATTTGGGATGGCTCTATTGATCTTCCTGGTGGTGCTGAAGCATCAAATTCTGCGGAAGCTCTTATTGGTGTGAATGACGAGCAAATTATCCTTCCGCTTGATCAAAGGCATAAATTGATTAGACTTCTGCTCACCATGCAACGAAGAGTAGTGACTGCAAAAACAGACATGGAGGATCTCATTGCTCGATTGAATCAAGAAATGGCTGTGAAGGAGTACCTTTCTACCAAG GTCAAGGATTTAGAGGTAGAATTGGATGTCACCAAGCAGAAAAGTAAAGAAACCCTAGAACAAGCCATCTTGGTTGAAAGAGAAAGAGTTACGCAAATGCAATGGGATATGGATGAACTTCGCAGGAAATACTTGGAAATGGAGTCAAACCTCAAGTTTGAACAA AATGAAAAGACTCGTGTGGAATCAGAAAAGACAACTGCTAGTGGCGAGAAGGAAATGCTGCTGCACGAGTTAGATAATAAACAAGAAGAAATAAAGAGCTTGCAAAAGCATCTTGAAGAAGTAGAGATGAAATCAAAAGCAGACGTGAAAGTTCTTGTCAAGGAAGTGAAGTCTCTCAGGAACTCTCAAGCAGAGTTGAAGCAAGTGCTAAATAGAAATCTGAAAGAGAAGACTGATTTAGAG AGAGTTCTTCATAACGAGAAACAAAGATGGGAAGACGCAAAACTGGCCTGGAAGGAACTTCTGCGTGAGTGTAGAAATCTTCGTGGTCGGCTACAGGAATGTAGCACTAATTTTCTTTCTGAAGAAGATGGCAAAATCACTATCGATTCTCAATCATTGCCTGATGCATTGGATCTTCTGGCAACTTCAGATAATAGAATAGGCCTCCTCCTTGCTGAG GCACAACTTATAGCGCAGGACAATGGAGAGAACATTAGAAAAGCAGATAATACTGCAAATAGTGCATCGTCTGAAACTCTCGTGGAAACATCTGGCGAAGATCCAACTATCGCAGATGGCGAGATGCGAAAACTACTTACCGATATATTTATAGACAACGCACTACTAAGGAAGCAGCTCAATTCTGTCATGAGGTGTGCCCTAAATACTGTTAATAAACCAGAGAAAGAAGAGAGCGAGGAAGCGCACTCCAGGAAAACTGTTCTCAACCGGTTCTTGGAGAGATGA
- the LOC109705877 gene encoding PX domain-containing protein EREL1-like isoform X2, which produces MILILYPLHLLMVDGFNVNASLLQRRHTLEEWMGKLLSDIDLSRIAPVAAFLELEAAVRSFFHDWNQHPTETSSSRNASADFSTAASNSLSVVSDVGSDNSYETTEVGTPRKGNIQSSETSEVTLNDIGALGAVSNGIMEELVLDKPDEYINSNVHHINLPLERDKYVENNSNWSSAHKERLESTSEQDHDKFSLHARKNSSESIGSDASSIRGTELSIPGFTNSIWDGSIDLPGGAEASNSAEALIGVNDEQIILPLDQRHKLIRLLLTMQRRVVTAKTDMEDLIARLNQEMAVKEYLSTKVKDLEVELDVTKQKSKETLEQAILVERERVTQMQWDMDELRRKYLEMESNLKFEQNEKTRVESEKTTASGEKEMLLHELDNKQEEIKSLQKHLEEVEMKSKADVKVLVKEVKSLRNSQAELKQVLNRNLKEKTDLERVLHNEKQRWEDAKLAWKELLRECRNLRGRLQECSTNFLSEEDGKITIDSQSLPDALDLLATSDNRIGLLLAEAQLIAQDNGENIRKADNTANSASSETLVETSGEDPTIADGEMRKLLTDIFIDNALLRKQLNSVMRCALNTVNKPEKEESEEAHSRKTVLNRFLER; this is translated from the exons ATGATTTTGATCTTATATCCACTGCATTTGTTAATGGTTGATGGATTTAATGTCAATGCTAG TCTTTTACAGAGACGTCACACTTTGGAGGAATGGATGGGGAAGCTACTTTCGGACATTGACTTATCTAGAATTGCTCCTGTGGCAGCTTTCCTGGAACTAGAAGCTGCTGTAAGGTCAT TTTTCCATGATTGGAATCAACATCCTACTGAGACAAGCTCTTCAAGAAATGCTTCAGCTGACTTTTCAACTGCTGCATCCAATTCTCTCTCAGTTGTATCAGATGTTGGTAGTGATAATTCATATGAAACAACTGAAGTCGGAACTCCAAGGAAAGGAAACATTCAATCCTCTGAAACTTCTGAAGTAACGCTCAATGACATTGGTGCACTTGGAGCAGTCAGTAATGGTATAATGGAAGAACTAGTTTTGGACAAGCCAGACGAATATATTAATAGTAATGTGCATCACATAAATCTTCCTCTTGAGCGGGATAAATATGTTGAAAATAATTCAAACTGGTCTTCTGCTCATAAGGAGAGATTAGAGTCCACATCCGAACAGGACCATGATAAGTTTTCTCTTCATGCTCGAAAAAACTCTTCTGAAAGTATTGGAAGTGATGCAAGTTCTATAAGAGGGACCGAACTATCGATTCCTGGGTTTACCAACTCTATTTGGGATGGCTCTATTGATCTTCCTGGTGGTGCTGAAGCATCAAATTCTGCGGAAGCTCTTATTGGTGTGAATGACGAGCAAATTATCCTTCCGCTTGATCAAAGGCATAAATTGATTAGACTTCTGCTCACCATGCAACGAAGAGTAGTGACTGCAAAAACAGACATGGAGGATCTCATTGCTCGATTGAATCAAGAAATGGCTGTGAAGGAGTACCTTTCTACCAAG GTCAAGGATTTAGAGGTAGAATTGGATGTCACCAAGCAGAAAAGTAAAGAAACCCTAGAACAAGCCATCTTGGTTGAAAGAGAAAGAGTTACGCAAATGCAATGGGATATGGATGAACTTCGCAGGAAATACTTGGAAATGGAGTCAAACCTCAAGTTTGAACAA AATGAAAAGACTCGTGTGGAATCAGAAAAGACAACTGCTAGTGGCGAGAAGGAAATGCTGCTGCACGAGTTAGATAATAAACAAGAAGAAATAAAGAGCTTGCAAAAGCATCTTGAAGAAGTAGAGATGAAATCAAAAGCAGACGTGAAAGTTCTTGTCAAGGAAGTGAAGTCTCTCAGGAACTCTCAAGCAGAGTTGAAGCAAGTGCTAAATAGAAATCTGAAAGAGAAGACTGATTTAGAG AGAGTTCTTCATAACGAGAAACAAAGATGGGAAGACGCAAAACTGGCCTGGAAGGAACTTCTGCGTGAGTGTAGAAATCTTCGTGGTCGGCTACAGGAATGTAGCACTAATTTTCTTTCTGAAGAAGATGGCAAAATCACTATCGATTCTCAATCATTGCCTGATGCATTGGATCTTCTGGCAACTTCAGATAATAGAATAGGCCTCCTCCTTGCTGAG GCACAACTTATAGCGCAGGACAATGGAGAGAACATTAGAAAAGCAGATAATACTGCAAATAGTGCATCGTCTGAAACTCTCGTGGAAACATCTGGCGAAGATCCAACTATCGCAGATGGCGAGATGCGAAAACTACTTACCGATATATTTATAGACAACGCACTACTAAGGAAGCAGCTCAATTCTGTCATGAGGTGTGCCCTAAATACTGTTAATAAACCAGAGAAAGAAGAGAGCGAGGAAGCGCACTCCAGGAAAACTGTTCTCAACCGGTTCTTGGAGAGATGA
- the LOC109705877 gene encoding PX domain-containing protein EREL1-like isoform X1 has protein sequence MPRNSPPKHRHDGTSPLPLGMDWSPPPKRWDGRNTIWPHNPQTGWSYCVMIPSWIVQTEPGASHDNFLNPIVFYRIHIGIQSPGGVSSSHGVLRRFSDFLKLYSALKKSFPKKEIPPAPPKHSFLRINSSRLLLEERRHTLEEWMGKLLSDIDLSRIAPVAAFLELEAAVRSFFHDWNQHPTETSSSRNASADFSTAASNSLSVVSDVGSDNSYETTEVGTPRKGNIQSSETSEVTLNDIGALGAVSNGIMEELVLDKPDEYINSNVHHINLPLERDKYVENNSNWSSAHKERLESTSEQDHDKFSLHARKNSSESIGSDASSIRGTELSIPGFTNSIWDGSIDLPGGAEASNSAEALIGVNDEQIILPLDQRHKLIRLLLTMQRRVVTAKTDMEDLIARLNQEMAVKEYLSTKVKDLEVELDVTKQKSKETLEQAILVERERVTQMQWDMDELRRKYLEMESNLKFEQNEKTRVESEKTTASGEKEMLLHELDNKQEEIKSLQKHLEEVEMKSKADVKVLVKEVKSLRNSQAELKQVLNRNLKEKTDLERVLHNEKQRWEDAKLAWKELLRECRNLRGRLQECSTNFLSEEDGKITIDSQSLPDALDLLATSDNRIGLLLAEAQLIAQDNGENIRKADNTANSASSETLVETSGEDPTIADGEMRKLLTDIFIDNALLRKQLNSVMRCALNTVNKPEKEESEEAHSRKTVLNRFLER, from the exons ATGCCGAGGAATAGCCCTCCGAAGCATCGCCATGATGGGACCTCGCCGCTGCCCCTGGGAATGGATTGGAGCCCTCCGCCGAAGCGATGG GATGGAAGAAACACTATATGGCCTCACAATCCTCAAACAGGTTGGAGTTATTGTGTCATGATTCCTTCATGGATTGTCCAAACTGAACCTGGAGCATCTCATGACAACTTCTTGAATCCAATAGTT TTTTACAGGATTCATATTGGTATACAATCTCCAGGAGGAGTTAGCTCAAGCCATGGAGTGCTTCGGCGATTTAGTGACTTTTTGAAGTTATATTCTGCT cttAAGAAGTCATTTCCAAAGAAAGAGATTCCACCTGCCCCACCAAAGCATTCTTTCTTGAGAATAAATTCCAGCCGGCTCCTCTTAGAAGAG AGACGTCACACTTTGGAGGAATGGATGGGGAAGCTACTTTCGGACATTGACTTATCTAGAATTGCTCCTGTGGCAGCTTTCCTGGAACTAGAAGCTGCTGTAAGGTCAT TTTTCCATGATTGGAATCAACATCCTACTGAGACAAGCTCTTCAAGAAATGCTTCAGCTGACTTTTCAACTGCTGCATCCAATTCTCTCTCAGTTGTATCAGATGTTGGTAGTGATAATTCATATGAAACAACTGAAGTCGGAACTCCAAGGAAAGGAAACATTCAATCCTCTGAAACTTCTGAAGTAACGCTCAATGACATTGGTGCACTTGGAGCAGTCAGTAATGGTATAATGGAAGAACTAGTTTTGGACAAGCCAGACGAATATATTAATAGTAATGTGCATCACATAAATCTTCCTCTTGAGCGGGATAAATATGTTGAAAATAATTCAAACTGGTCTTCTGCTCATAAGGAGAGATTAGAGTCCACATCCGAACAGGACCATGATAAGTTTTCTCTTCATGCTCGAAAAAACTCTTCTGAAAGTATTGGAAGTGATGCAAGTTCTATAAGAGGGACCGAACTATCGATTCCTGGGTTTACCAACTCTATTTGGGATGGCTCTATTGATCTTCCTGGTGGTGCTGAAGCATCAAATTCTGCGGAAGCTCTTATTGGTGTGAATGACGAGCAAATTATCCTTCCGCTTGATCAAAGGCATAAATTGATTAGACTTCTGCTCACCATGCAACGAAGAGTAGTGACTGCAAAAACAGACATGGAGGATCTCATTGCTCGATTGAATCAAGAAATGGCTGTGAAGGAGTACCTTTCTACCAAG GTCAAGGATTTAGAGGTAGAATTGGATGTCACCAAGCAGAAAAGTAAAGAAACCCTAGAACAAGCCATCTTGGTTGAAAGAGAAAGAGTTACGCAAATGCAATGGGATATGGATGAACTTCGCAGGAAATACTTGGAAATGGAGTCAAACCTCAAGTTTGAACAA AATGAAAAGACTCGTGTGGAATCAGAAAAGACAACTGCTAGTGGCGAGAAGGAAATGCTGCTGCACGAGTTAGATAATAAACAAGAAGAAATAAAGAGCTTGCAAAAGCATCTTGAAGAAGTAGAGATGAAATCAAAAGCAGACGTGAAAGTTCTTGTCAAGGAAGTGAAGTCTCTCAGGAACTCTCAAGCAGAGTTGAAGCAAGTGCTAAATAGAAATCTGAAAGAGAAGACTGATTTAGAG AGAGTTCTTCATAACGAGAAACAAAGATGGGAAGACGCAAAACTGGCCTGGAAGGAACTTCTGCGTGAGTGTAGAAATCTTCGTGGTCGGCTACAGGAATGTAGCACTAATTTTCTTTCTGAAGAAGATGGCAAAATCACTATCGATTCTCAATCATTGCCTGATGCATTGGATCTTCTGGCAACTTCAGATAATAGAATAGGCCTCCTCCTTGCTGAG GCACAACTTATAGCGCAGGACAATGGAGAGAACATTAGAAAAGCAGATAATACTGCAAATAGTGCATCGTCTGAAACTCTCGTGGAAACATCTGGCGAAGATCCAACTATCGCAGATGGCGAGATGCGAAAACTACTTACCGATATATTTATAGACAACGCACTACTAAGGAAGCAGCTCAATTCTGTCATGAGGTGTGCCCTAAATACTGTTAATAAACCAGAGAAAGAAGAGAGCGAGGAAGCGCACTCCAGGAAAACTGTTCTCAACCGGTTCTTGGAGAGATGA